In Synechococcus sp. CB0101, a genomic segment contains:
- the purS gene encoding phosphoribosylformylglycinamidine synthase subunit PurS: MPLFSARVLVSLRPSVLDPAGEATRAAAARLGVDGVSKLRIGKAVEVELEAPDAQTARAQLELLSDRLLANPVIENWTLELKDDHSAGA; encoded by the coding sequence GTGCCGCTCTTCTCCGCTCGCGTGTTGGTGTCCCTCAGGCCGTCGGTGTTGGATCCCGCCGGAGAGGCCACTCGGGCTGCTGCAGCTCGCTTGGGCGTGGATGGCGTGAGCAAGCTGCGCATCGGTAAGGCCGTGGAGGTGGAGCTGGAGGCGCCGGATGCTCAGACCGCCCGCGCCCAGCTGGAGTTGCTGAGCGATCGCCTGCTGGCGAACCCGGTGATCGAGAACTGGACCCTCGAGCTCAAGGACGACCACAGCGCAGGAGCCTGA